The Paraburkholderia sp. SOS3 genome includes a region encoding these proteins:
- a CDS encoding adenylosuccinate synthase — MSASAVNVNPGRNVVVVGTQWGDEGKGKIVDWLTDHAQGVVRFQGGHNAGHTLIIGGKKTILRLIPSGIMRPEVACYIGNGVVLSPEALFKEIEELEAAGIDVQKRLFISEAATLILPYHVAIDQAREAKSGAGKIGTTGRGIGPAYEDKVARRGLRVQDLFEPQAFAERLRVNLDFHNFVLTQYLGAAAVDYQQTLDSMLGFADRLKPMVTDVSRRLYDENHGGHNLLFEGAQGTLLDIDHGTYPFVTSSNCVAGAASAGAGVGPQKLDYILGITKAYCTRVGSGPFPSELYDADNTARQAPIGLTLATVGKEFGSVTGRPRRTGWLDAAALRRSIQINGVSGLCITKLDVLDGLDEVNLCIGYKIDGKDSDILPRGASEVARCEPVYETFAGWKESTIGIREWDRLPANARAYLSRVQEVAGVPIDMVSTGPDRDETILLRHPFKV; from the coding sequence ATGTCTGCCAGCGCAGTGAATGTGAACCCCGGGCGCAATGTCGTGGTGGTTGGGACCCAGTGGGGCGACGAGGGCAAGGGCAAGATCGTCGACTGGTTGACGGATCACGCACAAGGCGTCGTCCGTTTTCAGGGCGGTCACAATGCCGGCCATACGCTCATCATCGGCGGCAAGAAAACCATCTTGCGCCTGATTCCGTCGGGCATCATGCGGCCCGAAGTCGCGTGCTACATCGGCAATGGCGTCGTGTTGTCGCCGGAGGCACTCTTCAAGGAAATCGAAGAGCTCGAAGCCGCTGGTATCGACGTGCAAAAGCGTCTTTTCATCTCCGAAGCCGCCACGCTGATTCTCCCGTATCACGTTGCTATCGATCAGGCGCGCGAAGCAAAAAGCGGTGCGGGCAAAATCGGCACGACGGGCCGCGGCATCGGTCCCGCGTACGAAGACAAGGTCGCGCGCCGCGGGTTGCGCGTGCAGGACCTGTTCGAGCCGCAAGCCTTCGCCGAACGTCTGCGCGTCAATCTCGACTTCCACAACTTCGTGCTCACGCAGTATCTCGGCGCGGCAGCGGTCGACTATCAGCAAACCCTCGATTCGATGCTCGGCTTCGCCGATCGTCTGAAGCCGATGGTCACGGACGTTTCGCGCCGTCTCTACGACGAAAACCACGGCGGCCACAACCTGCTGTTCGAAGGCGCGCAAGGCACGCTGCTCGATATCGATCACGGCACCTATCCGTTCGTCACGTCGAGCAACTGCGTCGCGGGTGCGGCATCGGCAGGCGCGGGCGTCGGTCCGCAGAAGCTCGACTACATCCTCGGCATCACGAAGGCGTATTGCACGCGCGTCGGCTCGGGCCCGTTTCCGAGCGAGCTGTACGATGCGGACAACACCGCGCGCCAGGCGCCGATCGGCCTGACGCTCGCCACCGTCGGCAAGGAGTTCGGCTCGGTCACCGGCCGTCCGCGCCGCACCGGCTGGCTCGATGCGGCCGCGCTGCGCCGCTCGATCCAGATCAACGGCGTGTCGGGGCTGTGCATCACGAAGCTCGACGTGCTCGACGGTCTCGACGAAGTGAACCTCTGTATCGGCTACAAGATCGACGGCAAGGATTCGGACATCCTGCCGCGCGGCGCGTCCGAAGTCGCGCGCTGCGAGCCCGTGTACGAGACCTTCGCGGGCTGGAAGGAGAGCACGATCGGCATCCGGGAATGGGACAGGCTGCCGGCCAATGCGCGCGCATACCTCTCACGCGTGCAGGAAGTCGCGGGCGTGCCGATCGACATGGTGTCGACGGGCCCTGACCGCGACGAAACGATCCTGCTGCGTCACCCGTTCAAGGTGTAA
- a CDS encoding phosphoribosyltransferase, translating into MVEGVPMIAMKDPRNDDKNLWVGWDEYHRLIELLALTVHESGWKFDKILCLARGGLRVGDQLSRIYDLPLAILATSSYREAAGTQQGELDIAQYITMTRGELSGNVLLVDDLVDSGVTLARVQQHLKDRYPAVTAVRSAVLWYKACSKVKPDYHVQHLPTNPWIHQPFEEWDTVRPHNLGAWIKRGTPHEA; encoded by the coding sequence ATGGTCGAAGGTGTACCGATGATCGCGATGAAGGATCCGCGCAACGATGACAAGAACCTTTGGGTCGGCTGGGACGAGTACCACCGGCTCATCGAACTGCTTGCGCTCACGGTTCACGAATCGGGCTGGAAGTTCGACAAGATCCTGTGCCTCGCGCGCGGCGGCCTGCGTGTGGGCGACCAGCTGTCACGCATCTACGATCTGCCGCTCGCGATTCTCGCGACAAGTTCGTATCGCGAAGCAGCCGGCACGCAGCAAGGCGAGCTCGATATTGCCCAGTACATCACCATGACGCGTGGCGAGCTGTCGGGCAACGTGCTGCTCGTCGACGACCTCGTTGATTCCGGCGTCACGCTTGCGCGTGTGCAGCAGCATCTCAAAGACCGCTATCCGGCGGTCACGGCGGTGCGCTCCGCGGTGCTGTGGTATAAGGCGTGCTCGAAGGTCAAGCCCGACTATCACGTGCAGCATCTGCCGACGAATCCATGGATTCACCAGCCGTTCGAAGAGTGGGACACGGTGCGCCCGCACAATCTCGGCGCATGGATCAAGCGCGGCACGCCGCATGAAGCATGA
- a CDS encoding potassium transporter Kup, whose translation MTDNHHAPRQPMPALAIAAIGVVFGDIGTSPLYALKEAFSPSHGIPLTQDSILGVISLLFWAIVVVVSIKYVLFVMRASNNGEGGVLALMALALRSFDTRTKAAGLITMLGIFGACMFYGDAVITPAISVMSAVEGLEIAAPTLAHLVLPLTMIILLLLFWIQRHGTAAVGRLFGPIMVLWFVTLAVLGLSHIVQSPEVIAALNPYYAVTFMSEHLLQAYVVLGSVVLVLTGAEALYADMGHFGAKPIRVAWYALVMPSLVLNYFGQGALLMHNPKAIENPFYLLAPEWALLPLVVLSTVATVIASQAVISGAYSLTSQAIQLGYVPRMKILHTSELAIGQIYVPVVNWMLLFIILCIVIGFKSSDNLAAAYGIAVTATMVITTILACVVMVKVWNWNKLIVALIISGLLIVDLGFFGANLLKVADGGWLPLGIGALLFFLLMTWFKGRMIVKERTAADGIPLMPFVQGLLAHPPHRVSGTAIYLTGNSTLVPVSLLHNLKHNKVLHERTIFLTFVTRDIPYVEESDRLTVKDVGDGLFLVKAVYGFNETPDVKAVLEAVGRTNDMTFELMDTSFFLARETVVPTQLPGMSVWRERVFAWMHQNAAKPTDFFSIPANRVVELGTKIEI comes from the coding sequence ATGACAGACAACCATCACGCGCCGAGGCAACCCATGCCCGCGCTCGCGATCGCTGCGATCGGGGTCGTGTTCGGAGACATCGGCACGAGCCCGCTGTATGCGCTGAAAGAAGCGTTCAGCCCTTCGCATGGCATTCCCCTTACTCAGGATTCGATACTCGGCGTGATTTCGCTGCTGTTCTGGGCAATCGTCGTGGTCGTCAGTATCAAGTATGTGCTGTTCGTGATGCGCGCGTCGAACAACGGCGAGGGCGGCGTGCTCGCGTTGATGGCACTGGCGCTGCGCTCATTCGATACGCGCACCAAGGCGGCAGGGCTCATTACGATGCTCGGCATCTTTGGCGCATGCATGTTCTACGGCGACGCCGTCATCACGCCGGCCATTTCGGTGATGTCTGCAGTCGAAGGTCTCGAGATCGCCGCGCCAACGCTCGCGCATCTCGTGTTGCCGCTGACGATGATCATCCTGCTCCTGCTGTTCTGGATCCAGCGGCACGGCACGGCGGCGGTAGGGCGGCTCTTCGGGCCGATCATGGTGCTGTGGTTCGTCACGCTCGCGGTGCTCGGGCTGTCGCACATCGTGCAGTCGCCCGAAGTGATCGCGGCGCTCAATCCTTACTACGCAGTGACGTTCATGTCCGAGCATTTGCTGCAAGCGTACGTGGTGCTCGGTTCGGTCGTGCTGGTCCTGACCGGCGCCGAAGCGCTTTATGCGGATATGGGCCACTTCGGCGCGAAGCCGATCCGCGTGGCCTGGTATGCGCTCGTGATGCCGTCGCTCGTGCTCAACTACTTCGGGCAGGGCGCACTGTTGATGCACAATCCGAAGGCGATCGAAAACCCGTTCTATCTGCTGGCGCCCGAGTGGGCGTTGCTGCCGCTCGTGGTGCTCTCGACGGTCGCGACCGTGATTGCTTCGCAAGCGGTGATCTCGGGCGCCTATTCGCTGACGAGCCAGGCGATCCAGCTCGGCTATGTACCGCGCATGAAGATCTTGCACACATCGGAACTGGCGATCGGGCAGATCTACGTGCCGGTCGTCAACTGGATGCTGCTCTTCATCATCCTGTGCATCGTGATCGGCTTCAAGAGCTCCGATAACCTCGCGGCCGCGTACGGCATCGCCGTGACCGCGACAATGGTGATCACCACCATTCTCGCGTGCGTCGTGATGGTGAAGGTGTGGAACTGGAACAAGCTGATCGTCGCGCTGATCATCAGCGGGCTGCTGATCGTCGACCTCGGTTTCTTCGGCGCGAACCTGCTGAAGGTGGCCGATGGCGGCTGGCTGCCGCTTGGTATCGGCGCGCTGCTGTTCTTCCTGCTCATGACGTGGTTCAAAGGCAGGATGATCGTCAAGGAACGCACGGCGGCCGACGGTATTCCACTCATGCCGTTCGTGCAGGGGCTGCTCGCGCATCCGCCGCATCGCGTGTCGGGCACCGCGATCTATCTCACGGGCAATTCGACGCTCGTGCCGGTGAGCCTGCTGCATAACCTCAAGCACAACAAGGTGCTGCACGAGCGCACGATTTTTCTGACATTCGTTACACGCGATATTCCGTACGTCGAAGAATCCGACCGGTTGACGGTCAAGGATGTCGGCGATGGGCTCTTTCTCGTGAAAGCCGTGTATGGTTTTAACGAAACACCTGATGTGAAGGCCGTGCTCGAGGCCGTGGGGCGTACGAACGACATGACGTTCGAACTGATGGACACATCATTCTTTCTTGCGCGTGAGACGGTGGTGCCGACTCAGTTGCCGGGCATGTCCGTGTGGCGCGAGCGAGTGTTTGCGTGGATGCATCAGAATGCCGCGAAGCCGACGGACTTCTTTAGTATTCCGGCAAATCGCGTCGTCGAACTCGGGACGAAGATCGAGATCTGA
- a CDS encoding Tex family protein has product MTETVALKIVQRIATELSVQPRQVAAAVQLLDEGSTVPFIARYRKEVTGNLDDTQLRNLEERLLYLRELEDRRAAIIASIDEQGKLTAELRASIEAADSKQVLEDLYLPYKPKRRTRAQIAREAGLEPLAQALLANPLLDPQSEAAQYVNADKGVADVKAALDGARDILSEQFGETAELLGRLRDYLFNQGVVSSSVIEGKEGEEGEKFRDYYDYAETIKTVPSHRALALLRGRNAGVLLVKLGLGEELDAQVPHPGEAMIARHFGIANQARPADKWLADVCRWCWRVKVQPHIENELLTNLREAAEHEAIRVFARNLKDLLLAAPAGPKAVIGLDPGLRTGVKVAVVDRTGKLLATDTIYPHEPRRDWDGSLAKLARIAAQTQAELISIGNGTASRETDKLASELIARHPELKLQKIVVSEAGASVYSASELAAKEFPELDVSLRGAVSIARRLQDPLAELVKIEPKAIGVGQYQHDVNQRELARSLDAVVEDCVNAVGVDANTASVALLARVSGLNATLARNIVDYRDANGPFPSREHLRKVPRLGDKTFEQAAGFLRINGGENPLDRSSVHPEAYPLVERMLAKISKHVGDVLGNREALSRLVPTEFVDERFGLPTVRDILSELEKPGRDPRPEFKTATFREGVEKISDLSPGMVLEGVVTNVAAFGAFIDVGVHQDGLVHVSAMSTKFIKDPHEVVKAGQIVKVKVLEVDVKRQRISLTMRLDDDFAAAGSGNGGAHGDRGGAGRSGSAGSGGSGGNGRGPHRSRDPEPVNAMAAAFAKLKQR; this is encoded by the coding sequence ATGACGGAAACCGTAGCACTCAAGATCGTCCAGCGCATTGCCACCGAACTGTCTGTCCAGCCTCGCCAGGTGGCAGCGGCAGTGCAACTCCTCGATGAAGGTTCCACCGTTCCGTTCATCGCCCGATACCGCAAGGAAGTGACCGGCAACCTCGACGACACGCAACTGCGCAATCTCGAAGAACGCCTGCTCTATCTGCGCGAACTCGAGGACCGGCGCGCGGCCATCATCGCGAGCATCGACGAACAGGGCAAGCTCACCGCCGAGTTGCGCGCGTCGATCGAAGCCGCCGACAGCAAACAGGTGCTCGAAGATCTTTATCTGCCTTACAAGCCGAAACGCCGCACGCGCGCGCAGATCGCCCGCGAGGCAGGTCTCGAGCCGCTTGCGCAGGCGCTGCTTGCCAATCCGCTGCTCGATCCGCAAAGCGAGGCCGCGCAGTACGTGAACGCCGACAAGGGCGTGGCCGACGTGAAAGCGGCGCTCGACGGCGCACGCGATATCCTGTCCGAACAGTTTGGCGAAACGGCCGAGCTGCTCGGCAGGTTGCGCGATTACCTGTTCAACCAGGGCGTCGTCTCGTCGTCGGTGATCGAGGGCAAGGAAGGCGAAGAAGGCGAGAAATTCCGCGACTACTACGACTACGCCGAAACGATCAAAACCGTGCCGTCGCATCGCGCGCTGGCGCTCTTGCGCGGCCGCAACGCGGGCGTGCTGCTCGTCAAGCTCGGTCTTGGCGAAGAGCTCGACGCGCAGGTGCCGCATCCCGGCGAAGCGATGATCGCGCGCCACTTCGGCATCGCGAATCAGGCGCGTCCTGCCGACAAATGGCTCGCCGACGTCTGCCGCTGGTGCTGGCGCGTCAAGGTGCAGCCCCATATCGAAAACGAGTTGCTCACGAACCTGCGCGAAGCAGCCGAGCACGAAGCGATCCGCGTGTTCGCGCGCAACCTGAAGGACCTGCTGCTCGCGGCGCCGGCCGGCCCGAAGGCAGTGATCGGCCTCGATCCGGGCCTGCGGACCGGTGTGAAAGTTGCAGTCGTCGATCGCACGGGCAAACTGCTCGCGACCGATACGATTTATCCGCATGAGCCGCGCCGCGACTGGGACGGCTCGCTTGCAAAACTCGCGCGCATTGCCGCACAAACCCAGGCGGAGCTGATCAGCATCGGCAACGGCACCGCGTCGCGCGAAACAGACAAGCTCGCGAGCGAACTGATCGCGCGCCATCCGGAACTCAAGCTGCAGAAAATCGTCGTGTCCGAAGCAGGCGCATCGGTTTATTCGGCATCCGAACTGGCGGCCAAAGAGTTTCCGGAACTCGATGTGTCGCTGCGTGGCGCGGTATCGATTGCCCGTCGTCTGCAGGACCCGCTCGCCGAACTCGTCAAGATCGAGCCGAAGGCGATCGGCGTCGGCCAGTATCAGCACGATGTGAACCAGCGCGAACTCGCGCGTTCGCTTGACGCGGTTGTCGAAGATTGCGTGAATGCGGTCGGCGTCGATGCGAACACCGCGTCGGTCGCGCTGCTCGCGCGCGTGTCGGGCCTCAACGCGACGCTCGCACGCAATATCGTCGACTATCGCGATGCGAACGGGCCGTTCCCGTCGCGCGAGCATCTGCGCAAGGTGCCGCGCCTCGGCGACAAGACCTTCGAGCAGGCCGCGGGCTTTCTGCGCATCAACGGGGGCGAAAACCCGCTCGACCGCTCGTCGGTGCACCCGGAGGCTTATCCGCTCGTCGAGCGGATGCTCGCGAAAATCAGCAAGCACGTCGGCGACGTGCTCGGCAATCGCGAAGCGCTATCGCGTCTCGTGCCGACCGAATTCGTCGACGAGCGCTTCGGCCTGCCGACCGTGCGCGATATTCTTTCGGAACTCGAAAAGCCCGGCCGCGATCCGCGCCCCGAATTCAAGACCGCGACGTTCCGCGAAGGCGTCGAGAAGATTTCGGATCTGTCGCCGGGCATGGTGCTCGAAGGCGTCGTCACGAACGTCGCGGCGTTCGGCGCGTTTATCGACGTCGGCGTGCATCAGGACGGTCTCGTGCACGTATCGGCGATGTCGACGAAGTTCATCAAGGACCCGCACGAGGTCGTGAAAGCCGGCCAGATCGTCAAGGTCAAGGTGCTCGAGGTCGATGTGAAGCGGCAGCGCATTTCGCTGACGATGCGCCTCGACGACGATTTCGCGGCAGCAGGCAGCGGCAACGGCGGCGCGCACGGCGATCGTGGCGGCGCGGGCCGCTCCGGTAGTGCTGGCTCGGGTGGCTCGGGTGGAAATGGGCGCGGGCCGCACCGTTCGCGCGATCCGGAACCGGTCAACGCAATGGCCGCCGCATTCGCGAAGCTCAAGCAACGCTAG